The Nitrospira sp. KM1 genome includes a window with the following:
- a CDS encoding CTP synthase — MSKFIFVTGGVVSSLGKGLASASIGNLLESRGLKITFLKLDPYINVDPGTMNPYQHGEVYVTDDGAETDLDLGHYERYTSLTLTQENNYTTGRIYNSVITKERRGDYLGGTVQVVPHVTDEIKQCIVRLARGMDVTIVEIGGTVGDIESLPFLEAIRQMPYDVGRENVLYVHLTLVPYIGAAGELKTKPTQHSVNKLREIGIQPNILLCRTDRYLPPELKAKIAMFCNVEKDAVITAKDVETIYEVPIVFRKEGLDELIVKQLKLETGPPNLREWDAMVQKIKHPKHEISVALVGKYAGLKECYKSLAEALIHGGIDHETKVNINWIESEDVERLGTERILREADGILIPGGFGSRGIEGKITTIRYARERKIPFLGLCLGMQCATIEFARNVAGLTGANSAEFDERTAHPVIHLMHAQHSVSGKGGTMRLGAYLCNLGDGTLAQKMYGVGEVRERHRHRFEFNNAYRDVLSAKGLVLSGVSPDGQLVEIVELKDHPWFLATQFHPEYSSRPHHPHPLFSGFIGAALRNKLGH; from the coding sequence ATGAGTAAATTCATATTCGTCACCGGCGGCGTGGTGTCCTCGCTGGGGAAAGGGCTGGCGTCCGCCTCGATCGGAAATCTGTTGGAGAGCCGTGGACTCAAGATCACGTTTTTAAAGCTCGATCCGTATATCAACGTCGATCCCGGGACGATGAATCCCTACCAGCACGGAGAAGTCTATGTCACGGACGACGGAGCCGAGACCGATCTCGATCTGGGTCATTACGAACGCTATACGTCATTGACGCTGACCCAGGAGAATAATTACACGACCGGCCGTATTTATAATTCCGTCATCACCAAAGAGCGCCGAGGCGACTACCTGGGCGGGACGGTGCAGGTGGTTCCCCACGTGACGGATGAAATCAAACAGTGCATCGTGCGGCTCGCCAGGGGCATGGATGTCACGATCGTCGAGATCGGGGGGACGGTTGGAGACATCGAGAGCCTGCCGTTTCTGGAAGCCATCCGGCAGATGCCCTATGACGTCGGCCGTGAAAACGTCCTGTATGTGCACCTGACGCTCGTGCCTTATATCGGGGCCGCCGGTGAACTGAAAACCAAGCCGACCCAGCATTCGGTGAACAAGCTGAGGGAGATCGGTATCCAGCCGAATATTTTATTATGCCGCACCGACCGTTATCTTCCGCCTGAATTGAAGGCGAAGATCGCGATGTTCTGCAATGTCGAAAAGGACGCGGTCATCACCGCCAAGGATGTGGAAACGATCTACGAAGTGCCGATTGTTTTCCGCAAGGAGGGACTGGACGAGCTCATCGTCAAACAGTTGAAACTGGAGACCGGTCCTCCGAATCTCCGCGAGTGGGATGCCATGGTCCAGAAGATCAAGCATCCGAAACACGAAATTTCAGTCGCATTGGTCGGAAAGTATGCCGGACTGAAAGAGTGTTACAAGAGTCTGGCAGAGGCGCTGATCCATGGCGGCATCGACCATGAAACCAAAGTGAATATCAACTGGATCGAATCCGAGGACGTTGAGCGCCTGGGAACGGAACGAATTCTTCGGGAGGCCGACGGCATTCTCATCCCCGGAGGATTCGGATCACGCGGCATCGAAGGGAAAATCACCACCATCCGGTACGCGCGTGAACGCAAGATCCCGTTTCTCGGCCTGTGTCTCGGCATGCAATGCGCGACCATCGAGTTTGCGCGCAACGTGGCGGGGCTGACCGGAGCCAACAGCGCGGAATTCGACGAGCGGACGGCCCATCCTGTGATTCATCTGATGCATGCGCAGCATTCCGTGAGTGGGAAGGGCGGGACCATGCGGTTGGGCGCGTATCTCTGCAATCTCGGCGACGGCACGTTGGCGCAGAAAATGTACGGCGTGGGGGAAGTCCGCGAGCGGCATCGCCACCGGTTCGAATTCAACAATGCCTACCGTGATGTGTTGAGCGCCAAAGGACTGGTCCTGAGCGGGGTCTCGCCGGATGGTCAGCTGGTCGAAATCGTCGAATTGAAAGATCATCCATGGTTCCTGGCCACGCAATTCCATCCCGAATATAGCTCTCGCCCCCATCATCCGCATCCGTTGTTCAGCGGTTTCATCGGCGCGGCCCTGCGCAACAAGCTCGGTCATTGA
- the kdsB gene encoding 3-deoxy-manno-octulosonate cytidylyltransferase → MSKTERQVTVVIPARYGSSRFPGKPLARLGRKPMIQHVYEQAVACRAVTNVLVATDDDRIKQAIEQFGGRVVMVKGDYRTGTDRVAAVATMYAGEYFVDLQGDEIPLDPDLLTDLIDPFLRANVEMGTLKRAMDTTDDLQNPAIVKVVTDAQGYALYFSRAPVPMVRDDADGRVVGGLHHVHLGLYMYTRKALLRFAEWPTSTLEDAEKLEQLRALENGMRIRVWETKHASLRVDTPEDVPEVADKLQKFEVLKRELNLTRGPAGR, encoded by the coding sequence GTGAGTAAGACGGAGCGGCAGGTCACGGTAGTGATTCCCGCCCGCTACGGATCATCACGCTTTCCGGGAAAACCGTTGGCGCGTCTGGGGCGCAAGCCCATGATCCAGCACGTCTATGAACAAGCCGTCGCCTGTCGTGCCGTCACCAACGTGCTCGTAGCCACCGATGACGACCGCATCAAACAGGCCATTGAACAATTCGGCGGGCGCGTCGTCATGGTGAAAGGTGACTACCGGACCGGAACGGACCGGGTTGCGGCGGTCGCCACCATGTATGCCGGAGAATATTTCGTGGATCTTCAAGGGGATGAAATTCCACTTGATCCGGATCTGTTGACCGATTTGATCGATCCGTTTCTCCGGGCCAATGTGGAGATGGGCACGTTGAAACGGGCTATGGACACCACGGATGATCTGCAGAACCCCGCCATCGTCAAGGTGGTCACCGATGCGCAGGGCTACGCCCTGTATTTTTCACGCGCCCCGGTTCCGATGGTCCGCGATGACGCCGACGGACGTGTCGTGGGCGGACTTCATCATGTCCACCTCGGGCTGTACATGTACACCAGAAAGGCCTTGCTGCGTTTTGCCGAGTGGCCGACCAGCACATTGGAAGATGCGGAAAAACTGGAACAACTCCGGGCACTGGAGAACGGGATGCGCATCAGAGTGTGGGAAACGAAACATGCGTCGCTTCGGGTCGACACGCCTGAGGATGTTCCGGAGGTGGCTGACAAACTTCAGAAGTTCGAAGTTCTGAAGCGCGAACTCAACTTGACGCGAGGACCAGCCGGCCGATGA
- the kdsA gene encoding 3-deoxy-8-phosphooctulonate synthase, translated as MAHLVDIGTFKAGHGQRPFLIAGPCVIESEQLALDTAGRIAEITRSMGIPYVFKSSYDKANRTSITSFRGPGLEQGLAVLEKVKRAIGVPVLTDVHTENDATKAGRVVDMLQIPAFLCRQTDLLIAAAKTGKVVNVKKGQFLSPPEMGHAVKKIEESGNTKIVLTERGSSFGYNNLVVDMRSFPILRSFGYPVVFDATHSVQLPGGGGSKSSGQREFVEPLACAAAGAGVDGFFMEVHPNPDAALSDGPNMVPLHQLKALLERVMRICDAANPPK; from the coding sequence ATGGCACACCTTGTCGACATCGGGACCTTCAAGGCCGGCCACGGTCAGCGGCCGTTTCTCATCGCAGGCCCTTGCGTTATTGAGAGTGAACAACTCGCGCTGGACACCGCGGGACGCATCGCCGAGATTACGCGGTCGATGGGGATTCCATACGTGTTCAAATCGTCGTATGACAAAGCCAACCGGACTTCGATCACGTCGTTTCGCGGACCGGGGTTGGAACAGGGGCTCGCGGTTCTTGAAAAAGTGAAGCGCGCGATCGGCGTTCCGGTCCTGACGGACGTTCATACGGAAAATGATGCGACGAAAGCGGGCCGGGTGGTCGACATGCTCCAGATCCCGGCGTTTCTCTGCCGGCAGACCGATCTTCTGATCGCCGCCGCCAAGACGGGAAAAGTCGTGAACGTGAAAAAGGGACAGTTTTTGTCGCCCCCCGAAATGGGACATGCCGTGAAGAAGATCGAGGAAAGCGGTAACACCAAGATTGTGCTGACCGAACGGGGATCTTCATTCGGGTACAATAATCTGGTCGTGGATATGCGGTCGTTTCCCATTTTGCGAAGCTTCGGCTATCCGGTGGTTTTCGACGCGACGCACAGTGTGCAGTTGCCGGGCGGAGGAGGCTCCAAATCCAGCGGTCAGCGCGAATTCGTCGAACCGTTGGCCTGCGCCGCTGCCGGTGCCGGTGTCGATGGTTTCTTCATGGAAGTTCATCCAAACCCCGATGCGGCTCTCTCGGACGGACCCAACATGGTTCCGCTTCATCAATTAAAGGCGCTCCTTGAGCGCGTGATGCGAATATGCGACGCGGCCAATCCACCAAAGTAA
- a CDS encoding SIS domain-containing protein yields MSTRHADGTLEEGRRVLAVEARAVQALVERLDHHFSKAVELLMGCKGKVVVSGMGKSGQVGQKIAATLASTGTPSFFLHPAEGIHGDLGMVAKHDVMLAISNSGEVQEVLQLLPFVKRINIPLVALTGRVNSTLAKNSDVTLDVSVSEEACPLGLTPTASTTAALAMGDALAIALLQRRGFKQEDYAQFHPGGTLGRRLLVKVRDLMHTGSDMPRVRPNTPGSEAMLEMTGKRLGMTTVLDEAGKLVGVVTDGDLRRFLQGGGDFTTATAAELANPVHKRVGEENQNRTPKTVGPDELATAALALMERHTITALVVIDRHQRAMGVVHLHDILKNGIV; encoded by the coding sequence ATGTCGACCCGTCACGCCGACGGCACGCTCGAAGAAGGCCGACGTGTACTCGCGGTCGAGGCTCGTGCCGTCCAGGCGCTCGTCGAACGGCTGGATCATCACTTCTCCAAGGCGGTCGAACTGCTGATGGGATGCAAGGGTAAGGTCGTGGTGTCCGGTATGGGAAAATCTGGGCAAGTCGGTCAAAAAATAGCCGCGACGCTGGCCAGCACCGGCACGCCGTCTTTCTTCCTTCATCCTGCGGAAGGCATTCATGGCGATTTGGGCATGGTGGCAAAACATGATGTCATGCTTGCCATCTCGAACAGCGGGGAAGTCCAGGAAGTTTTACAATTGTTGCCATTTGTTAAGCGCATCAATATTCCCTTGGTTGCCCTCACGGGCAGAGTGAATTCTACTCTGGCCAAGAACAGCGATGTGACGCTGGACGTGTCGGTGAGCGAAGAAGCCTGTCCTCTCGGCTTGACTCCAACCGCAAGTACGACAGCGGCTCTGGCGATGGGTGACGCCTTGGCCATCGCGCTTCTGCAAAGACGAGGGTTCAAGCAAGAGGACTATGCACAGTTTCATCCCGGTGGCACCTTAGGGCGCCGTCTCCTGGTAAAAGTGCGGGATCTCATGCACACGGGATCGGACATGCCGCGCGTCCGGCCGAACACGCCCGGCTCTGAAGCGATGCTTGAAATGACCGGAAAACGTCTCGGCATGACGACCGTGCTTGATGAAGCGGGGAAATTGGTCGGTGTCGTGACTGACGGTGACCTGCGAAGGTTTTTACAAGGGGGAGGGGACTTTACCACTGCGACCGCTGCTGAGCTGGCGAACCCCGTTCACAAGCGTGTTGGCGAAGAGAATCAGAACCGGACGCCAAAAACCGTCGGTCCTGACGAACTCGCCACCGCCGCCCTCGCTCTCATGGAGCGTCACACGATCACCGCGCTTGTCGTCATAGATCGTCACCAACGTGCCATGGGCGTCGTCCATCTGCACGATATCTTGAAGAATGGCATCGTCTAG
- the lepB gene encoding signal peptidase I — protein MSGDLNRPGGDDVRPQVPEAAAESVGASSISEPPVSVQPARKSVLREYAEAIVVAMLLAFAIRVFVVQAFKIPSGSMIPTLLIGDHILVSKLSYGLQWPSECKFQWGFPPVNCYASHGIIEFGKPQRGDIIVFRFPEDEEKDFIKRIVGTPGDTVQIKNKVVLVNGAPLDDKTFTQRIDPGIIDGTINPRDNFGPVTVPDDSYFVMGDNRDQSLDSRFWGYVRGEKIRGKAFRIYWSWSGQGQWTEWVRWDRLGKAIQ, from the coding sequence ATGAGCGGGGATCTGAATAGGCCCGGCGGCGATGATGTGAGGCCTCAGGTCCCCGAAGCCGCAGCCGAGTCCGTTGGCGCATCCTCGATTTCCGAACCTCCGGTCTCCGTCCAGCCGGCCAGAAAATCGGTTCTCCGTGAGTATGCCGAGGCCATCGTCGTGGCCATGTTGCTGGCATTCGCCATTCGGGTGTTCGTGGTTCAGGCGTTCAAGATTCCCTCGGGTTCGATGATCCCGACCTTGTTGATTGGAGACCATATTCTCGTCAGCAAGCTCTCGTACGGTCTCCAGTGGCCGAGCGAGTGCAAATTCCAATGGGGATTTCCCCCGGTGAATTGCTACGCCTCTCACGGCATCATCGAATTCGGCAAACCGCAGCGGGGAGACATCATTGTGTTCCGCTTTCCGGAGGATGAGGAGAAGGACTTCATTAAACGCATCGTCGGCACTCCCGGCGACACCGTGCAAATAAAGAACAAAGTCGTGCTCGTCAATGGCGCCCCCCTCGATGACAAGACGTTCACGCAGCGGATCGATCCCGGGATCATCGACGGGACCATCAATCCGCGGGATAACTTCGGTCCGGTGACGGTACCGGACGATTCATATTTCGTCATGGGGGATAACCGCGACCAGAGCCTGGACAGCCGGTTTTGGGGTTACGTAAGGGGTGAAAAGATCCGCGGCAAGGCGTTTCGTATCTATTGGTCATGGAGCGGGCAGGGACAGTGGACGGAATGGGTTCGCTGGGATCGGTTGGGTAAGGCCATCCAATGA
- the plsY gene encoding glycerol-3-phosphate 1-O-acyltransferase PlsY produces the protein MDEVLLWSLLTALGFLLGAIPFGIVVSSAFGLPDPRTVGSMNVGFTNVLRVSGAKAGLLTLLGDMGKGWVMGWAAMQWLTDERFIMIVALAPILGHLFSPFLQFKGGKGVATALGSVLGLAPSIGLLLLLIWLGAVAIWRYSSGGALAAFGLFPVVAIVNEQRQEFLLFAIIVSVLIWVRHKDNIIRLWRGTESKIGEKRVQPS, from the coding sequence ATGGACGAAGTACTGCTCTGGTCCCTGCTGACCGCGCTGGGCTTTCTGCTTGGCGCCATTCCGTTCGGCATTGTCGTTTCCAGTGCATTCGGACTTCCGGATCCCCGCACGGTCGGCAGCATGAACGTCGGCTTTACGAACGTGTTGCGCGTTTCCGGTGCAAAGGCAGGTCTGCTCACCCTGCTCGGCGACATGGGAAAAGGATGGGTGATGGGCTGGGCGGCTATGCAATGGCTTACCGACGAGCGTTTTATCATGATCGTGGCGTTGGCGCCGATTCTCGGGCACCTCTTTTCACCCTTTCTACAGTTCAAAGGGGGAAAAGGCGTGGCGACGGCGCTGGGGTCGGTATTGGGATTGGCGCCCTCGATCGGACTGCTGCTGCTCCTGATTTGGCTGGGGGCGGTCGCCATCTGGCGTTACTCGTCCGGAGGGGCGCTCGCCGCGTTTGGCCTGTTCCCCGTCGTCGCGATCGTCAATGAGCAGCGTCAGGAATTCCTCCTGTTCGCCATCATCGTGAGCGTCCTGATTTGGGTGAGGCACAAAGACAACATCATCCGTCTCTGGAGAGGGACTGAAAGCAAAATAGGAGAGAAACGGGTGCAGCCATCGTGA
- a CDS encoding DUF6754 domain-containing protein, producing MRQPGSKTCRAGCIVPITAAVISACLGFMGNPAGAQTSVHPPQEVRAFDTPNDGGESLTLIWAPGPQDRPDARYQVLAVEGDAADSSLMKVVAEFPANSRLVKDAKLPWWTRQADRQWHQFAIKSGKGVEVKNGVSYTVAVAFIEGEQRAVGPLLHATPAPNWFNWNQLNNLVAALVFGALVFYSINYAKRNEIFLRRIAGLDAVDEAIGRSTELGKPILYLTGAHDMSDPSTIAAAVILGRVAKRAAAYETELMVPHRDPITMAVCQEITKQAYLEAGKPDLFKDDANFFITSDQFSYTASVDGIMLRKKPAANFFMGSYFAESLLLTETGASTGAIQIAGTDSDHQLPFFVTTCDYTLIGEELYAASAYLSREPVQIGTLRGQDIGKAVILGIVAVGTVLATIGVATGAAWPQLVLDLFKDLK from the coding sequence GTGAGGCAGCCAGGATCCAAAACGTGCCGAGCCGGGTGCATTGTGCCGATCACGGCTGCCGTCATCTCAGCTTGTTTGGGTTTCATGGGGAATCCCGCGGGAGCGCAGACGTCTGTCCACCCGCCGCAGGAAGTCCGTGCGTTCGATACTCCGAATGATGGAGGCGAAAGCCTTACGTTGATATGGGCGCCCGGTCCCCAGGATCGCCCCGATGCGCGCTATCAAGTCCTGGCCGTGGAGGGAGACGCCGCAGACTCCTCGCTGATGAAAGTCGTCGCGGAGTTTCCTGCGAACAGCCGGTTGGTGAAGGACGCCAAGCTTCCATGGTGGACGAGACAAGCCGACCGGCAATGGCACCAGTTCGCCATCAAGAGCGGGAAAGGCGTGGAGGTCAAAAACGGGGTGTCCTACACCGTCGCCGTCGCATTCATCGAGGGTGAGCAGCGCGCCGTCGGGCCGCTCTTGCATGCGACGCCCGCTCCGAATTGGTTCAACTGGAATCAGCTCAACAATCTGGTCGCCGCGCTCGTGTTCGGCGCCCTGGTGTTTTATTCCATCAACTATGCGAAACGGAATGAGATTTTCCTGCGGCGCATCGCAGGGCTCGATGCAGTCGATGAGGCCATCGGGCGATCCACCGAATTGGGAAAACCGATTCTGTATCTGACCGGTGCCCACGATATGAGCGATCCATCGACCATTGCCGCTGCGGTTATTCTCGGTCGCGTCGCCAAGCGGGCGGCCGCGTATGAGACGGAGTTGATGGTGCCCCACCGCGATCCGATTACCATGGCGGTCTGCCAGGAAATCACCAAGCAAGCGTATCTCGAGGCTGGAAAGCCGGATTTATTCAAGGATGACGCGAATTTCTTTATCACGTCAGACCAATTCAGCTACACCGCCTCGGTAGACGGTATCATGCTCCGAAAAAAACCCGCGGCAAATTTTTTCATGGGTTCCTACTTTGCCGAGTCATTGCTGCTGACGGAAACGGGAGCGAGCACGGGCGCCATTCAAATTGCCGGGACGGACTCCGATCATCAACTGCCGTTTTTCGTGACCACGTGTGACTATACCTTGATCGGCGAAGAGCTGTACGCCGCCAGCGCCTACCTCTCGAGGGAGCCCGTCCAAATCGGGACATTGCGGGGACAGGACATCGGGAAGGCGGTCATTTTGGGCATCGTCGCCGTTGGAACCGTTCTGGCGACGATCGGGGTGGCCACCGGAGCCGCATGGCCTCAGCTGGTTCTCGATCTCTTCAAGGATCTCAAATGA
- the pgsA gene encoding CDP-diacylglycerol--glycerol-3-phosphate 3-phosphatidyltransferase has translation MHRVLAAWRAVGQESLNLPNFITLVRILLIPFFIILFITPTPDRSMSAAVIFVVAAVTDMLDGYIARRTGQVTKLGKLLDPIADKLLVLSALILLVNVDRVSALVAILVIAREVAVTGIRAIAAGEGMIISAENTGKYKMALQVVAITLLILEGTDLGELGNLHLAGIVTLYLSLVLGYVSGGQYVWSFWRQVVAKGL, from the coding sequence ATGCATCGCGTATTGGCAGCTTGGAGAGCGGTCGGGCAGGAGTCGCTGAACCTCCCGAATTTTATTACGCTCGTGCGCATTCTGCTCATTCCGTTTTTCATCATTCTCTTTATCACGCCCACGCCGGATCGCTCGATGAGCGCCGCCGTGATTTTCGTCGTGGCGGCCGTCACCGACATGCTCGACGGCTACATCGCGCGGCGGACCGGTCAGGTGACCAAGCTTGGGAAACTGCTCGACCCCATTGCCGACAAACTCTTGGTTCTCTCCGCGCTCATTCTCTTAGTCAATGTCGATCGGGTCAGTGCGCTCGTTGCGATTCTCGTCATTGCCCGCGAGGTGGCCGTCACAGGCATCCGGGCCATTGCGGCCGGTGAAGGGATGATCATTTCCGCAGAAAATACCGGAAAGTATAAGATGGCCCTGCAGGTCGTGGCCATCACGTTATTGATTCTCGAGGGCACCGATCTCGGCGAATTGGGAAACCTCCATCTGGCCGGCATCGTGACATTGTACCTTTCGCTCGTACTCGGGTATGTATCCGGCGGCCAATACGTGTGGAGTTTTTGGAGACAGGTGGTCGCAAAAGGGTTGTAA
- the rfaE1 gene encoding D-glycero-beta-D-manno-heptose-7-phosphate kinase has translation MTRRNAKSDAGSSPQSGMLSSTALRQYIQRFPQASVLVIGDLILDHYIWGRVSRISPEAPVPVVHVDSESMRLGGAANVFNNVLALGGKADLCGIIGADESGRRLLKELGPRRSGRGGVVIDHDRPTTRKSRVIAHNQQVVRYDVERRGEPKPLLQKRMLRYVESRLRELSCVVVSDYAKGVITAALMSELTRLAALRRVPVIVDPKVEHFSYYKGVTVITPNHLEATQAAGLHGDSDQTVQEAGATIRQRLGCQTVLITRGEKGMSLFEGEGVSWHIPTRARQVFDVTGAGDTVVGTMALALATGASMRESATLANQAAGIVVGQVGTATVTAKQLMEALDRE, from the coding sequence ATGACCAGACGAAATGCCAAGTCCGATGCCGGATCGTCTCCGCAGAGCGGCATGCTCTCGAGCACGGCGTTGCGCCAGTACATTCAGCGCTTTCCGCAGGCCTCCGTCTTGGTCATCGGAGACCTCATCTTGGACCATTACATCTGGGGCCGCGTCAGTCGGATTTCCCCCGAAGCTCCGGTGCCGGTCGTTCACGTGGATTCGGAATCCATGAGACTGGGTGGAGCGGCCAATGTCTTCAATAATGTGTTGGCGCTCGGCGGCAAGGCCGATCTGTGCGGAATCATCGGGGCGGACGAAAGCGGCCGGCGTTTGCTCAAAGAGCTGGGACCGCGGCGTTCCGGTCGCGGCGGCGTCGTCATCGACCACGACCGGCCCACGACCAGGAAGTCGAGGGTGATTGCTCACAACCAGCAGGTCGTCCGCTACGACGTCGAGCGGCGCGGTGAACCCAAACCTCTGCTGCAAAAACGCATGCTGCGGTATGTCGAATCCCGCCTCCGCGAGCTCTCGTGTGTCGTCGTATCGGACTATGCCAAGGGTGTCATCACCGCCGCATTGATGTCCGAATTGACTCGGCTCGCGGCGCTTCGACGCGTGCCCGTCATTGTCGATCCCAAAGTCGAACATTTCAGTTATTACAAAGGCGTGACTGTCATCACACCGAATCATCTCGAAGCGACACAGGCGGCCGGACTTCACGGTGATAGCGATCAGACCGTTCAAGAGGCCGGGGCGACAATCCGCCAGCGGCTTGGTTGTCAAACCGTGCTCATCACGCGAGGTGAGAAAGGGATGAGCCTGTTCGAAGGGGAGGGTGTCTCCTGGCATATTCCCACGCGGGCACGCCAGGTGTTCGATGTGACCGGCGCGGGCGATACGGTCGTCGGGACGATGGCGTTGGCGCTCGCGACGGGCGCGTCCATGCGGGAATCGGCGACATTGGCGAACCAGGCAGCCGGGATCGTCGTGGGGCAGGTGGGAACTGCGACCGTGACGGCCAAGCAACTGATGGAGGCGTTGGACCGTGAGTAA
- a CDS encoding glutamate mutase L, which yields MTVASANGSSGHHNPLNVIVATDCGSTTTKAILIEKIGNEYRQTYRGEAPTTVEAPFEDVTRGVLNAIAEIEELSGRKILDGETIITPNRASEGDAKTGVDIYISTSSAGGGLQMMVTGVVQNMTGESAQRAALGAGAIVIDVLASNDGRLPHEKIDRIRSMRPDMILMSGGTDGGAMTHVIEMADYVAAAEPRPRFGVTYKLPLIFAGNKDAQPQVKKILGEKTALVVTDNIRPVLEKENLGPARNKIHDLFLEHVMQQAPGYKKLIDMAGAPIMPTPAAVGVIMETIAKRNRLNLIGVDIGGATTDVFSVFGGIFNRTVSANLGMSYSISNVLAEAGLPNIMRWVPFTIDEQTLRNRIKNKMIRPTTIPQTLDELQIEHAIAREALRLALLHHTSLATGLKGVQQERTISDVFEQQTSGKTLIDMLTLNLIVGSGGILSHAPRRIQSMLMMVDAYEPVGSTMLAVDSIFMMPHLGVLSTINEQAATDVFVRDCMVYLGTCIAPRGRGAQGEACIEYDLTFPDGRTISDRMTFGELRLYPLASGDRATIALRPAKHYDVGSGAGVPLSQSVEGGVAGLLIDCRGRPLQLPEEQNARVAALKKWYHAVDLYPGS from the coding sequence ATGACGGTTGCTTCTGCGAACGGCTCCTCCGGGCACCACAACCCGCTCAATGTCATCGTGGCGACGGATTGCGGCAGCACCACGACCAAAGCCATTCTGATTGAAAAAATCGGCAACGAATATCGCCAGACCTATCGCGGAGAGGCGCCGACGACCGTCGAAGCGCCGTTCGAGGACGTCACGCGCGGTGTGCTCAATGCGATTGCCGAGATCGAAGAACTTTCCGGGCGCAAGATTCTCGACGGCGAGACGATCATCACTCCGAATCGCGCGTCCGAAGGCGATGCGAAGACCGGAGTGGACATCTACATTTCGACGAGCAGCGCCGGAGGCGGGCTGCAGATGATGGTGACCGGCGTGGTCCAGAACATGACCGGAGAAAGCGCCCAGCGCGCCGCCCTGGGCGCGGGCGCCATTGTCATCGACGTGCTCGCCTCCAACGACGGCCGGCTGCCTCACGAAAAGATCGACCGCATCCGCAGCATGCGTCCGGACATGATCCTGATGTCGGGCGGGACCGATGGCGGAGCGATGACGCACGTGATCGAAATGGCGGACTATGTGGCGGCCGCCGAGCCGCGTCCCCGGTTCGGCGTGACGTACAAATTGCCGCTGATTTTCGCGGGGAACAAAGACGCTCAGCCGCAGGTCAAAAAGATCCTCGGCGAGAAGACCGCGCTGGTGGTGACCGATAATATCCGTCCCGTGCTCGAAAAGGAAAATCTCGGGCCTGCCCGCAACAAGATTCACGACTTGTTCCTCGAGCATGTCATGCAGCAGGCGCCCGGATACAAGAAGCTCATTGACATGGCGGGAGCACCGATCATGCCGACTCCTGCCGCCGTCGGTGTCATTATGGAAACGATCGCCAAACGCAACCGTCTCAATCTGATCGGCGTCGACATCGGCGGGGCCACGACCGATGTCTTTTCCGTATTCGGCGGGATCTTCAACAGGACGGTCAGCGCCAATCTCGGGATGTCTTACAGCATCTCCAACGTACTGGCCGAAGCAGGGCTGCCGAACATCATGCGCTGGGTGCCCTTCACGATCGACGAGCAGACGCTTCGCAACCGCATCAAGAACAAGATGATCCGGCCCACGACCATTCCGCAAACCCTTGATGAGCTGCAGATCGAACATGCCATCGCCCGCGAAGCCCTCAGATTGGCGTTGCTGCATCATACATCGCTGGCTACGGGATTGAAGGGCGTCCAGCAGGAGCGGACGATTTCGGATGTGTTCGAACAGCAGACATCGGGCAAAACGTTGATCGACATGCTGACATTGAATTTGATCGTCGGCAGCGGCGGGATCTTGTCGCATGCGCCGCGCCGCATCCAGTCCATGCTGATGATGGTCGACGCCTACGAACCCGTGGGATCGACCATGTTGGCGGTCGACAGCATTTTCATGATGCCCCACCTCGGCGTGTTGTCGACGATCAACGAGCAGGCGGCCACGGATGTTTTTGTCCGTGACTGCATGGTCTATCTCGGAACCTGCATTGCTCCACGCGGCCGGGGCGCGCAGGGTGAGGCCTGCATCGAGTATGACCTGACGTTTCCCGATGGCAGGACGATCAGTGACCGCATGACGTTCGGTGAGCTCCGCCTGTATCCACTGGCCTCCGGCGACCGGGCGACGATCGCCCTCCGTCCGGCCAAGCATTATGACGTCGGTTCCGGTGCCGGTGTTCCGCTGTCGCAGTCGGTGGAAGGCGGGGTTGCAGGTCTCCTGATCGATTGCCGAGGCCGCCCGTTGCAGCTACCTGAGGAGCAAAACGCGCGCGTGGCCGCGCTCAAGAAGTGGTACCACGCCGTTGATTTGTATCCGGGGTCGTAA